A stretch of DNA from Ailuropoda melanoleuca isolate Jingjing chromosome X, ASM200744v2, whole genome shotgun sequence:
AGCGCCTGAGCTCATCCACACCGGTCTTCCTCACTGGCGTTCTCGAGTACCTGACGGCCAACATCCTGGAGCTGGCGGGCCAGGAGGCCCGCAACCACCACAAGATGCGCATCACCCCGGAGCACGTGCAGAGGGCCCTGGTGAACAACCAGCACCTGAGCTGCCTCTTTGAAGACATCACCTCCCTGCCGGCCAAAGGGGCGCCCCGGCTCAGGAAGTGCTGAGGCCCGGGGACCAGAGCCCACAGCCTCCTCTAGGCCCCAGCGCCGCGCACAGATGAGGGAGGCCTGCTCTTCTGAGAGCGCAAGCCATTAAAGGATTTAAATCCGGTGCCGTGCTTCTGACGggtgtctctttctgtccttctgaGCGGGAGGTGTCCGAGACATCCAGGAGGAGATCTCCCATGGGGAGtggagggtggaaggaggggcagtCGGTGTGGGATGGTGGAGTCGACTATTTCAGGGAGCAGTTTACTGGGGACAGTGTTTGCCGAGTGAGGGTGTGCGTAGCCCTAGAGGGAGTAGCTGGTTGTGGGGGAACGACTTCCTCACTGCCTCTGAGCAAGTCAAGGCCTGGGAGGCCAGGAGGTTGGCTGGGGGCCGGGTACTCCCGGGCATGTTGAATTCCCAGAATGATGGCAGGGACTGGGATGGGGCTGAAGACCAAGACTGAGGTGCTGAAGGCTTTGTTCATGATAGGGAAACGTGTGGAAGTCAGGAGGAGatggcagtgggggtgggtggagaaggTGGCATAGCAGTTGACATGAGCTTAATGGGGCAGGGGCTTTACAGGAAGACTGAGGAGCGATGGGAAACCGTGAAGAGGTGTACAGAGAAGGAACTATGCTCAGGTTGATTTCATTCGTTTATACCCCCGCCTCATTCCAACCGAAACAGGACTTGAGGTAGGGATTATTAGCTAGTGCTGTGACACTCTGTGGAGTATATCCTTATGTCCTCTCTTGTGGGCACTGGTAAATAGTAACATCAAAGGTATTAACTGGCCTACGACATGCAATTCTAGAAGTTTTTAATAGTTATTaatagatgtatgtatgtatgtatgtatgtatgtatttgagaggaaggggagggatgggcaaagggagagggcgagagagaatcttaagcaggttccacacccagtgcagaacttgactcggggctcaatctcagaacactgagatcgtgacctgagtcaaaatcaagagtcagatgcttaaacgactgagccacccaggtgctccctaacagatttatttataaatgtactgcattataaacacatttattaGTCTCATTCTCAGATGAAACACCGAATCTGTCTATGGTCTTATATTTGATGGAGCGACCTAGAGTTATCCGTGGCCGAGTGCATGTTTGGAGAGCTCTAAGTATGTTCTGTGTAAGTTCTGTCCCAAGTGGTGGACTCAAGTACATAGATTCTTAGAAACACTCTTGTGCTGTTGTAGGTTAGAAATACTTGTCACATCAAGTGTTCTGACAGTCTGTCCCCTTCCTGTGACggttaacatttaacattttcttctgttcatcATGTCCTCAAGGGCCCCTCCCTTCTGTCGCCCCCTGGCCCATCATAGAGGACTGCTCAGAGGTTGCCCAGGCGACTTCAACAATGGGATCAGAGAAACTGGGTTGGCCATCCCAGTTCACCACTTTCTGGCCATGGGATCTTGGACAGTCCTCTCTCCAATCTTTGATTTTCACAAGGATGGAGTGATTGTGTGGCTGTGAGCTGCTGCAGAACACGGTGCCCGGCACAGAGTGCATCCTTCGTGAGCAGCTGCGTGTCTCTCCCTCCCAGTAGACCAGATGCTTAGGTGTGCTTCCCCACGTGCCCCTGGGCCTGGCTTTCCCGTGATGGCTGGATGCCTGGGCCACTGGCTGCGAAATCGCAGCCTGCTGAACCCTGTGGAGAGACAGAAGAGTGCCACCcagaggaagaagccagaggaaacCAGACAGGCCTCAGCCTggtttcccctctgctcccctctgcctggtgactccccttccctctgcctccttccatgTGTGTCTAAGCAGAAAGACCCAACTTGGCTTTTCACTAATTCACAGAAGTATCCTGAGAATAATAGTATGGAGGTTGTGTTTAGAGCTTGTTGGAATATGTGTTTGTATAAATCCAAGAAACCTTTCTTGACACATACTGCCCcttcaaatatttacagaaacatTGTCAAGATGTCCACCCCACAAATTTTCAGAATTCATTACTCTCTCTTTTAGTAATACAGTGATAGTCATCTGAGGGGGGCTCAAGGAGCTACCACAGGCAGCCGTGGCGCCTCTAGCAGCTTTTCTCTCTGCCAGcatcctctccttctct
This window harbors:
- the LOC109490384 gene encoding histone H2A-Bbd type 1, whose translation is MSGRRSHWRSHRHKRHGLSRSMRAKLQFPVSRVDRLLREGCYAQRLSSSTPVFLTGVLEYLTANILELAGQEARNHHKMRITPEHVQRALVNNQHLSCLFEDITSLPAKGAPRLRKC